A genomic segment from Glycine max cultivar Williams 82 chromosome 1, Glycine_max_v4.0, whole genome shotgun sequence encodes:
- the LOC100813893 gene encoding uncharacterized protein gives MPKYSNQVVLISSIFKSSLATHHHHHVFIPLHSLWPNLYKLIPSPPHSTNLPTNIRKSWFWLLETQEINNTMSLNCLTCSQLLQRTDSYGELFAEKEYTKICKQVDRSLSSNMSSSTSKCELPKGGAVAKVKAGHRRNYSTGDVPYPPGSPGPTLVRSSGMRRNWSFEDVAEKKDQGVS, from the coding sequence ATGCCAAAATATAGCAACCAGGTTGTTCTAATCAGTTCCATTTTCAAATCCTCTCTTGCAACCCATCACCATCATCATGTCTTCATCCCACTTCATTCCCTTTGGCCTAATTTATATAAACTCATTCCCTCCCCACCCCATTCCACCAACCTCCCTACCAACATAAGGAAGAGCTGGTTTTGGTTGCTTGAGACACAAGAAATCAACAATACAATGAGTCTCAATTGCCTCACCTGCAGCCAGCTTCTCCAAAGGACAGACTCCTATGGGGAGTTATTTGCAGAAAAGGAATACACTAAAATATGCAAACAGGTTGATAGAAGCTTGTCAAGTAACATGTCATCATCAACATCCAAATGTGAGCTACCAAAAGGTGGTGCTGTGGCCAAGGTTAAGGCCGGTCATCGCCGCAATTATAGCACTGGAGACGTTCCTTATCCTCCTGGCAGCCCAGGACCAACATTGGTGCGAAGCAGCGGAATGAGAAGAAACTGGAGTTTTGAGGATGTTGCTGAAAAGAAAGACCAGGGTGTGAGTTGA
- the LOC100817619 gene encoding uncharacterized protein translates to MENNHSAAGTQDSSMMKSVDQRVRSKARNDIMTRRLKNRERQRRYRARKRLEAETKKSFVVEETPAVQVELQPNRNHNNNNNFVTRIYCKRDWKKDARRAHVFKHQQMNGSIDPPTIISVPEVTCLAIGNKPESVPEREIQSGSSGVVSTDTPRVVLGRRDWKAEARRKKN, encoded by the coding sequence ATGGAAAACAATCATAGTGCAGCTGGAACACAAGATAGTTCTATGATGAAGTCTGTTGATCAAAGAGTACGTTCAAAAGCGCGTAATGACATAATGACTCGACGTCTGAAGAATCGAGAGAGACAACGAAGATATAGGGCACGTAAGCGTCTAGAAGCCGAAACAAAGAAGTCATTTGTTGTAGAAGAGACACCAGCTGTGCAAGTAGAACTACAACCAAACAGgaaccacaacaacaacaacaacttcgTCACCCGTATCTATTGTAAACGAGATTGGAAAAAGGATGCAAGACGAGCCCATGTTTTTAAGCATCAACAAATGAATGGATCTATTGATCCTCCAACCATAATTAGTGTACCTGAGGTGACATGCTTAGCCATTGGAAACAAGCCAGAATCAGTTCCAGAGAGGGAAATTCAGTCTGGATCTTCTGGTGTTGTTAGTACTGATACTCCTAGAGTGGTGCTGGGTCGAAGAGATTGGAAAGCAGAAgctagaagaaagaaaaactag
- the LOC100776990 gene encoding protein HAIKU1, whose product MDNSKNRHNDSLGVNKLGKNIRKSPLHQPNFANNAARQQPQPQVYNISKNDFRDIVQQLTGSPSQDPPPRPPHNPPKPQSMRLQKIRPPPLTPINRPRMPPPMPMPAAPPSVPYNNAIPRPAQFGQPPTPPGDIWSNTTESPISAYMRYLQNSIMDPGQRGNQVQPQPHPYPQPQVPGNVQPHPPPLSALLPNPPIPMYPSLRFNGPVPPMNATNPPVPSLPSPQANGPPPLLPSPTSQFLLPSPTGYMNLLSPRSPYPLLSPGIQFPSPLTPNFPFSSMAQPGILGPGPQPPPSPGLMFPLSPSGFFPISSPRWREH is encoded by the coding sequence ATGGATAACTCCAAAAACAGGCATAATGATAGTTTGGGTGTGAATAAGTTGGGGAAAAATATAAGGAAGAGCCCTTTGCACCAGCCCAATTTTGCTAATAATGCTGCTAGGCAACAACCTCAGCCTCAGGTTTACAACATTAGCAAGAACGATTTCAGGGACATTGTTCAGCAGCTTACTGGATCACCCTCCCAGGATCCTCCACCTAGACCTCCACACAATCCACCAAAGCCGCAGAGCATGAGGCTGCAGAAAATTAGGCCTCCCCCGTTAACGCCCATCAATCGGCCTCGCATGCCGCCGCCAATGCCCATGCCTGCTGCCCCTCCTTCCGTTCCGTACAATAATGCCATACCAAGACCTGCTCAGTTTGGACAACCGCCTACTCCGCCTGGGGATATATGGTCTAATACAACCGAGTCACCCATCTCTGCTTACATGCGTTACCTTCAGAATTCAATAATGGATCCAGGTCAAAGGGGTAACCAAGTTCAGCCTCAGCCACATCCATACCCTCAACCTCAAGTGCCGGGCAATGTTCAGCCTCATCCTCCGCCATTGTCTGCTTTGCTTCCTAATCCTCCCATTCCCATGTACCCATCTCTGAGATTTAATGGACCTGTTCCACCTATGAATGCTACAAACCCTCCAGTGCCTAGTCTTCCTTCACCACAAGCAAATGGCCCTCCTCCCCTTTTACCTTCTCCAACCTCTCAATTCCTCCTGCCTTCTCCAACTGGTTACATGAATTTGCTATCCCCTCGGTCACCATATCCTCTACTGTCACCTGGCATTCAGTTCCCATCTCCGCTTACACCGAATTTTCCATTCTCGTCCATGGCGCAGCCAGGGATTTTAGGCCCTGGACCCCAACCTCCTCCTTCTCCGGGCCTTATGTTTCCGTTATCTCCTTCAGGCTTTTTTCCAATCTCAAGTCCCAGGTGGAGAGAGCACTAG